In the genome of Budorcas taxicolor isolate Tak-1 chromosome 7, Takin1.1, whole genome shotgun sequence, the window CAGCGTAAGGATATAACCCTATGAGTAACACGGGCTTCTAAAAAATTTGTTCCACTTAAGATAAATGAGTTTTTAACTCTATTTTAGTTAAAAGCTAAGGAGAAAAAGTCTAATTCACTAGTAGGACAAGATCTAAACATCTACCACATCAAAAAACATCTCATGTTCAAGATGTGCCCCAAATAATACAGAAGCAGGAGAAATACAAGCAGGAGTGACAGATGAAACAAGACTggtctaaatcaactatacttcaatttttttttttttttaaaaagcagacagacCAAAATCGTTGAAACTGAATGCTGGGTTCATTAGTGGCTTATTATACTATGTGATCTTTGTtgtcattcactcagtcatgtctgactctctgtgaccccacagactgcagcacgccaggcttccctatccttcaccatctccccaagtttgctcaaactcatgtccattgagttagtgatgccatccaaccatctcgtcctctgtcatccccttttcctcctgctttcccagcatcagggtcttttctaatgagtcagctcatcccaacaggtggccaaagtattggagcttcagcttcagtccttccaatgaatattcaggactgatttcctttaggatgaactggttggatctccctgcagtccaaggaactctcaagagtcttctccaacaccacagttcaatagcatcaatttgtcagcactcagtcttctttatgggctaactctcacatccatacacaactactggaaaatccacagctttgactagatggacctttgttggcaaagtaatgtccctgctttttaatatgttgtctagattggtcatagcttttcttccaaagagcaagcatcttttaatctcatggctgctaTGCTATCTCCTTTTGTGtaaatattccaaaataaaaacagcTCCAAAGAAAAAGACACCTTAAGGAGATAGATATGACAGAAATTTCTGTCACAGTAAGAATTAAGTATGTAGTAAGCAAATCCTTTTGTGTATAGATATCTTTaaaacagtttttgtttgttcaaaAATCCAAACTTTTAAATCTCCAAGacaattttcagttttctttgaataaatcttTAGCAGAAAAATACTGAGGAATAGGTCTAAAttactgagaggaaaaaaaggccaaaaaatttttttaaaactgcccAATGCTTTGACTTTTTTCTATATAATGAAAATCACCAAATTTCTTTTCTGCTCTAAAAATAAGAACATCAGTGTCATTCCTCATGATACCCACTTCTAAAAAGTTTATAACTTCACAGGATAGAAACAAAAAAAGGGGGATGGAGAACTATGAATTTCATAAAAGCATGAGTGTTTGTTAGATAAACAGTAAACTGTTATTAGAGAATATGGCAAATCCATCAAAAATGCCAAAGAAGAGTCTCTATTCATTTGTAACAAATTTGACTAATGCACTTAGGGATAACTAAAAGGAGTAAtaacacagaagaagaaaaacccTTGATATGCCCAGtccaaaataaaggaaagaaaggtaAACTCCTTTCTTTCAAAAGATTCCCTAGAGGTCACAATTTCATTCTGAGAAAAACATTAAGTTTTCTATTCTTGGCTTCAAATTGTTAAGTCACTACAACTTGAAAATACAACAGAATATACTGGAGATAAACCCTGTTATCTTCTTTCCCAGCTACATCTCCAAAATTAAGAGAGAAAGCAAACAAGTAAATGCAATTAACTAATTACTCATTTGTAACTCACCTGCAGGAAACATGAAtcgaatttctctttctgctgcaGCAAAATCATTACTTCCATGAAGTGCATTTCTTAGTTCATCTGTGCCATAAATCGCCCTCAGACTGAAAGCAAGTTAGAAATGATGACCACCCAATCTGACATTCTTTCCTTACTTTTTACTTATGTATTCTACTTAGAAATTTTACAGAAGCATCTCCACTTCTCACATATGGaggttttaatctattttgaCTTTAAGCATAAATCTATCtacatgatggagaaggcaacggcaccccactccagtactcttgcctggaaaatcccatggatggaggaggctggtaggctgcagtccatggggtcgcaaagtcggacacgactgagcgacttcactttcacttttcactttcatgcattgtagaaggaaatggcaacccactccagtgttcttgcctggagaatctcagggacgggggaccctggtgggctgccgtctatggggtcgcacagagtcggacacgactgaagcgacttagcagcagcagtagcatctaCATGAgggtcaaatatatttaaatatgtaggaGAGATATACTGGAAAAATAGTTATCTGGGTGAAAAAGAGGTGTTATCTTGTGACAATTGAAAAAACAATGGTATTTTCAAAGGTGTCAAGAACTCAATGTCCTCTGGTTTCTAAACATTAAAGATAATGCTGAAAATCTGAGTTTCTAATCTCTATTACTAACATTCAACAAAATACCATCCCAATTTTCCCATAAAAATTCCTATACCAGTGGCAGTTTAATtcaagaatgagagaaaaataaggcTAGTCAACCATAAATCAAACATTCTCTGAGACCTTTTGTGGTATTTGATATTAAAGTACACATTTATGTAGTTAAAACACAGAatggaccttccccacccagccctgcattaccaccaaaaaaaaaaaatcaggttattCAGGAAAACTTTCAAATTAAAGTAAATTCTTATTACaatgaaatcagattttttttcattttcatagttgTATTCCATTTCTCCCCTAGGAAAGTTACCTGTCTGGGTGTGTCTCCTTAGCTACTAAGCTATTACTTGGTCCCAAGAGTTCTTTCCAGTAAGAGATGGCATTATATCTAGCTAATATCATGGCAACAAGTGGTCCAGAACTCATGTAAGCTGTTAAATTGGGGAAAAACATTTTCCCATATTGTTCCACATAAAAGTTACTACAGTGCTCAGGGCTGAGATGTAGTTTTCTTCtctaaaagagaaacaaagtcaACAAAAGCATTATTGACAGTTCAGTAACACCTCATTAATTCACTAatggggttcccttgtggctcagctggtaaagaatccgcctgcaatgaaggagacctggagaattccatgaactgtatgtataatccatgtgatcacaaagagttggacacgactgagtgactttcccaaaTCACTAATAACTTAAAATAGTACCAATCTGACCACAAAAgacacacgtgtaccccaatgttcattgcagcatggtttacaatagccagggcatacaagcaacctagctgtccatcagcagacaaatggacaagaaagctgtggtacatatacacaatggaatattattcagctattaaaaagaatgcatgtgaatcagttctaacgaggtagatgaaactggagcctattatacagagtgaagtaagtcagaaagaaaaacaccaatacagtatattaacgcatctgtatggaacttagaaagatggtaacgatgtccctatatgtgagacagcaaaagagacacagatgtaaagaacagacttttggactatgtgcgagaaggcaagggtgggatgatttgagagaatagcattgaaacatgtatattaccatatgtgaaacagaatgccagtccaggttcaatgcatgagacacagcACTCGGGGCCAGTACAGGGATGACcccgagggatgggatggggagggaagtgggaggggggttcaggatggggaacacatgtacacccatgggtgattcatgtcaatgtatggcaaaaaccactacaatactgttaagtaattagcctccaattaaataaaaaaaaatttttaatgtaggCTGTAAATAAGAATTATTACTTAAGAAAAACTACTCTTGTTTGGCAGCCTCCTTCAACCTATGGTATGTTaatggtggctcagcaataaagaatccacttgccagtgcagaagaaacaggttcgatccctgggtcaggaagatcccctggagaaggaaatggcaacccactcccgtattcttgtatgggaaatctcatggacagaggagcctggaggactacaggccttgggatcacaaaaaagagtcagacaggacttagtgactaaaacacaaaaacaatatTAATGACAAAATAATCTTCTCTGCTTAAAGTAAAAACATGCCAATCTTCAATATCTTGTTAATACGTATTTCgtataaagtaaaaaatactttAGAATATTCCAAATTCATCTTTCCCTAACTATTTGTGAAATTTCCCTACATTATTCTAGAGAACTGGTCTCATTATGGTGCAACATGATGCAGTAAACAAGGTTTTCACTTGTTTCCTTATTCTGGTTCTGCCATAAATATGCTGACTCAGAAAGAGCTTAAGATAAGTAGTTAGCATTAAGCTTgttaatttgaaagaaaataaaatgtttgagacaaagaaatattaatttttttcacaaaTGAGAAGCTATATgaatcattaaatttttaaaaatcatagaagCCAAGTCAGTCATTCTTCCAATTTTTCTATCTTAACTCCATTCACAAGTCACTTCCTGCTTACTCAATTGCTGTTTAGAGAAACCAAATCTAATCACAGGCAAAAATGACAAATCTACCATCATTCAGCTATCTAAGATCCACATTTATTGCTCATTAAACACTTGGAATAAAAGAATTTGTATttccaaaaaaaccccacaaaactatCCTATGTCTTCAGGTTTCAGAAACTTGATAAAATTGCTTTGTTTGTAGAGAGGGATCTAAACTGCCCCAGTTCAAGAAGCCTGGAAAGATGCTTACTAGGTAGTTCAGCACTGCTATGAACAGGCTCTACTGGACAAAAACTAACATTCTCACAGTCAAGGATCAGTTATGGAAGCTGATGGAAGTTATggactaagtcacttcagtcgtgtcaactctttgtaaccccatgggctgcagtcctccaggctcctctgtccatgggattctccaggcaagaatactagagtgggctgccatttccttctccagggatcgtcctgacccagggatcaaaccaaagtCTCTACgtctcctgcaggcaggttctttaccactagcaccacctgggaagctctagtactattaaaaaaaaaaaggtgctgaCATctgttttcatattaaaattcatatagtcaagaaatagaagaaatctGAGAAGTGATAACAGCACTTGATTTAGTATAATCGttgattctattattttaaaattaagacatGCCTGTATTTGTGATTCTTATGCCTACTGGTTCGAGTAATTTTGTTGTTGCTGGGTTAAAAATCTCATCTGTTGCACTGTAAGCACTTAACTGCCACATATCCCTTAACAAGCAAGGGAAGCTATCTTTTGCAGGTATGCCAGCTAATGTAGCATAATTTTAAAACCTGAGGGCTCATTTTAAAGTAAAGCTGATACTGAATCAATGATTCCATCAATTGCTTCCAAATTAGATCAGATAAACTTTTTTGTAATTTAGATTAATATTTTCACGAGATAAttctttggcagtccagtggttaggatgctgTGCTTTCACTGTAGagggcatggattcaatccctggtcagggaactaaatcctgcAAGCCACGGCcaaaagataagtaaataaacaaaaaacaaaagtattttcACAAAGAGAAGTGAACTTAATATCAGAAAAGGAGattggtccagtgggtaagactctgcgctcccaattcagggggccctggttcaatccctggtcaaggaactagatcccacatgccacaagagTTTGCTGTGgcccctaccaaaaaaaaaaaaaggtcctgcatgcagcaactaaagatcctgagtgctacaactaagacccagcacagccaaataaataaattaaatatcaaaaaaaaaggaaccaaTAGTTTGTTTTAACACAGGAAAGATTGCCACCTACTAAATGAACACATCATTTTTCAGAAGGTTTTTTcctagatgggaaaagaaagCCTCAAGTTCAATGAACTCTCAACTACAATAAAGCCTATTTTAAAGCATATAATACATAGGACAAAAATTATTCCACTgacaagagatacctggaacAGCAaagtcatagagacagaaagtagaatagtgttACCAAGGACTGGGGAGAGGGCTAAGCAGAGAGCTGTTAATGGGTACAGAGTGTCAGtttgagatgatgaaaaagttctagataTGGTCAGTGGTCacagttgcacaacaatgtgaaggTACTCTAATGCCCTTGAACTGAAACAGTTAcaacagtaaattttatgttgtatatattttatcataattaaaCCAAAAAGAAGCATACTACATACCAAGATGTTCTTTGGTTTAAAACTTATTGCTGACTAGAGAAAGtgttaaatattaacatttacaCTGTTTTTTTATAagaagttttaatttctaattatcACTTGCTGCTTAATTATTTTTTCACTAattcttttcaaacttttaaaaatcaaattggaAACTTTATCTTATTTGTATGTTTTGTCTTTCTTCTAAAATTAATGAGTAACATACTTCAGGgattaaaaaattcaaagcaaTATAAAAAGGTTCATACTGAAAATTTTCATTCCCATTCCTGTCCTAATTCAGCCTGTTCTTCCTTACCTTCTATATGCAACcattttttactgtttatttaaaattcattttgtaaATTCTTCTAAATTCTTCTAAATTCATTTTGTAAATACTGGCAAACAtgaatatatattactttttctctttctatcaTAGAAAAAAGCTACACATTGTTCTGCATCTTGCTTTTTTCCCTAGCAGGACACAGAGAGGTTCTTCATTGCTCTTTTTATAATTAGTTGCATAGTATTCAATTTGGCAAATTCATCAGGGTGAATTTAACCAATTTCCTAATGTGgggttattttcaattttttgcttGTAAATAAACAATGCTACAAAAAAATACCTAGATATATGTCACTGCATATTAATACACAAGTAATAGGAGAGATTCCCAGAAGTAGTACTGCTGGGTCAAAGGGAAGATGCATCTGTAAATATTGATAGATAATTGCCAGATTCCCTTCCATAGGGGTTATGtcatttacttttatattctTGCCAGATGGTAGTTCAGtgtcattttaatttgcttttttcctgCTTAGAGATTGAGCATCCTTTACCATGTTTTagaagcatttttatttctttgaccaTCCACATGTACTGCCCATTTTCAACCGAATTTTTATCCTGTTTTAGGAGCTTTTTATACATTTGGGAGATTACTCTTTATGAGTTGAAAGTATTTTTTCCAAGTTTGTCACCTGTGTTTTGCCTTTGCTTATTATGCTTATTTGGCCATGCTCAagttttttatgtttatatttttatcaatCTTTTATTTTACAGTACCCAGTAAAAAGGCTGTCCCCTTccgagaataaaaagaaattcagccATTTTTCTTCTAGAGTTTATATggtttagttttttaatatttaaatgtcaAATTCATTTGGAATTTACCCTGGTATATATAGTGTAATATTTgaatccaagttttttttttaagtggctacCCAGTTtcctaacatttatttaaaagctcATCTTTATCTGAatcttttaattatattaattatttctttatacttTCCCTTATACTACTCCCTTAAATTTTCTTGTAGCATCTCACCCTCAGCCTCCACGTATCCTTCTAAGTTCATTTAAAAACCCATCTTCTGAAGACTgaagttatcttttttattttttaaaagactcaaCAAGCAATATGACagtcaataaatataataaaaagtgaaatttcaaataagaatggtacaaaaaagtaaaattaaaaatattccattctatTTGATAGTCTTTATATATTCAAACTACTAACTGCAGAACAAGGAAAAGgcttaaaacattaaatttaaaaaaaaaaacacaactcaacAGTCTAAAAATTCATCAAGAGAAGATCAAGTAAATAAACTGTGGTTTATTAGGACAGAAGAGTATTTACACAGAAGTTAGATTCAGAAGTAATGATCTGGCATGCTATCTGAGGGAGGGTAAAGAGGGTCCAGGGAGGGCGACTGTCCTGCTTTATGGGGGAAACATATTTGTAAATGCATACAAAaattctggaagaaaataaagtgttaaGTGATTGTCTCTGCAGATTGAGAGTTGATGGGAAAAAGAAGCTTTActtctcattttatatatttttaaactgtgaaaataCTTTTTGGAAAATTATCACATATAACTTTTATATTCAGAAGAGTAAACCTAAATTTCATGCTAAAGACGAAGGATTGAACTGGgctaacacatatacataaacattttcaaatggtAAAATCAAAGGTATTCTAAAACAAGTTTAGGGATATAACTCTATGAGGAAGAAGAGCTTTCAAACATATCTTTTATTTAAGataaagtgaatttttaattctattttagcTAAAAGCTAAGGCAGAAAAGTCTAGTTcagtagagaggaaaaaaacatgaTCATACTGCCCAGAAGTTACCTGAACAATGGTGAATCCAGATCTGAGAATAATATCTtgtatctcctcctctttgtcaaCAATATCTGGTTTGATAATAGCCAGAGTCTTTTCTACGTAGATCTGAGGTGGGGGCATTGATAGCTCCATTCTGGCTTTTGAGCTACAATTTAAGATCCTTCACGCGAATCAACTGCAATGACATGCACCCGCACCCCCAACTTAATGTAATTGTGACTAAACAGCATTATCAGGTGcttgatttttattaatttataaagcTGGAAACTGTCAGAGTTTTTTCCACAAGCAGTGTCTCAATAATAAGATTTTTACTCTGTCTCCTGCCATGGGTTTTCCTAGGTGCTTTCATTAAGTTAGGAGAGCCCAAGGAGCAAGACAAAGCCGAGGACCCGAGGAGCCCAGGAAGAGACTAGGTCTGCAACTCTCCAGGCCACTCAGCACCACCCtccacagtgcacacacacacaccctctctccACCCCCTCCCGCCACCAGGACGCTTAGGGTAAGGCCCGGCTGGAAAGCAGAATTCCTGGGTCCCCTGAATCTCTGTGGGCTGCACCCCCAGATTCCTTCAGAGTCCGGCCCTCATCTGGGCACTCACCTTAGCCTGGGCTCCTTTAGTGTCACAGATTGTTGCTAGGAGACCAGAAACCCAGCTTAGAGACGGTGGCTGCAGAGGGCCAATTCCAGTAGAGCACTTCACAGTCTTTGGCTAGCTCCTTTTAGCCAAGAAAGGGAACCCACCACAGCGATTTTTATCCCCTTGCAAATCTtaaaagcagtagatgttttctaacattttcctcataatttattttatttcatcctccTAGTCATTCAAAGGACACTTgtattatctccactttacaaaTGATGAGATAAATCATTGGTGCTCTCCCTCATCCTACCCCCAGCACCTTCCATTCCATGTAAGAAAATCTGTGTCAGATACCTTCCATATTTCACCAGACAATGCTATCCCCTCTACTGCCAGCTTCTATACTCATTAAAAGGTAATTTTTGACTTgtgaattaacatttatttaaagagCAGTATTTATTTAAAGAAGTTTAATCTATTTATCTCTAAATTAACCTTACAGAAAATGTGGGCAACATATTTGGCATAACCCCAGATCtcagttttctgtgttttctttgtatCATGTCCACAAACACCTTTAACTCTTTGCTTGTAAGTTAAGGTATAATTCTTACTagaaaagacaacagaaaaatgGTAAGCAAGTATTGGGATCTTCAGTAAGTCAGAGTCTCAAAGAAAGGTCCAAAATCCAGAAAAGTTCAGGAAAGCAGCTCCAAGTTAGCCAAACAGGTTTTCCATCATCCATAGGGttggttagttttcattccagacTATTTAAGTCTCTTCTTTTGTCTAACCAAATACTCAGCACCTACAGGGTCAAGGCAGATAGCAGCTATGAATCTTTATGGAGGTTTGaatgcaattttatttctttctctgcagaGATTCaaccatgtttttttctttaaagtatcaATAAGATGCTGCCCAAAAAACAAACCCTCAAATGTCTTCTGGCTACCATATCTTATCTTCTACAGATGGGACAATGTGGACATATATTAATACCAACATAGTGTCAAAAAATGGACAGTGACTCCAGCCTCAGGTGTTCATGTTTAGCCCTCTGACTTTAGGCTCTGGAAGTAGATGCACCCATTACTTCCTTATCTATCCCCAGGTCACCTAGAGTATTTTACTTCACCATCTATTAAAGCTGGTTCCACAGAGGAGCAGTTACAATGTCAACCCTTCAGGGCCTTGAATCACCTCTAAACATAAACTCTGGGAGAACAAGGTCATTTCAACATCACCCTTATTCTCACAAGACTTTCTAAAGATTCTAGAAACTACACTCCTTTTTCTTGCAGCTCTCTACCTGCAGTACCTGAATCTGCTCCAAGACTTCTCGCTGCATCTCCATAGCCATATGGTATACGTGATGATCAGAGTCATTGTACATCACAGCATTTTGGAACATCAGCATCAGGTCCCGCTGGAACTGAGCCATGGTGCGAATCCGTCCCTTGGACAGATTCCTTTTCAGGCTAGTTAAGTCCATGGGTCTACAGGTGGCCAAGAGAAACCAGAGGAAATCAAACCTTCATGTGGAACATGTGGTGACCTAACATGCTTTCTTGAAAAACTAACCAGCTCTTAATGAAAAAAGTAGTAAAGATAACAATCCCCATTAGATAAAAAATAGCAATAGCAGCTAACATAACGACTGCTTACAATAAGTCGAGTGCTATACTAGGTATTTTCtgtattaactcacttaatcctctCAATAAACCTATATGGTAAGTACCATGATCACAATTGgcaatgagaaaattgagatctAAAGAAGTTAGgtacttgcccaaagtcacacaacttAGATTCTAATTCAGAAGcagcctgactccagagcccatacGACCAGCCATTACATTTTACAGTTGGTGGTATCAAAGTTGTAAAAAGCTCCAATTTGTCACACGGGAGTTATTGACGGTTTACAATGTGTAGTCATACACTAGGTATTTAATCAACAGTTTTTACTATATAATCAAAATCTCAgagttttttctcctttcatgaaGACAAAATGAAtattaa includes:
- the NME5 gene encoding nucleoside diphosphate kinase homolog 5, giving the protein MELSMPPPQIYVEKTLAIIKPDIVDKEEEIQDIILRSGFTIVQRRKLHLSPEHCSNFYVEQYGKMFFPNLTAYMSSGPLVAMILARYNAISYWKELLGPSNSLVAKETHPDSLRAIYGTDELRNALHGSNDFAAAEREIRFMFPAVIVEPIPVGQAAKDYLNLYVTPTLLKGLTELCKQKPADPFIWLADWLLKNNPNKPKLCHHPVAE